Proteins from a single region of Synchiropus splendidus isolate RoL2022-P1 chromosome 3, RoL_Sspl_1.0, whole genome shotgun sequence:
- the LOC128755265 gene encoding uncharacterized protein LOC128755265 isoform X2: protein MPAPKRPSSPLDSQPKIPKLDDDGDVLQSHTAPAAISESLNEASMQDITAVPRVKKKLSEELNEPANSSNQPLSSYDSSKTISYPPHKKAKLLKAASASPGEAPAYAFSTSEDEFSRIDGKVNPATQRDDMDKCMYSSQVQDQPKTELEVQVQGQSLSAVPSGITHEIKEAPQPETDAQRRVSYNNTTESNLVSEAASSDFTSLGAQFEKAAQVASNSGTLLKGIYAECVKGQNNSLLVESFCPNKSNQRLEPEKQDDGHVDIHNRPENGMSQKRETICDDISQDTKTEECPQTGGALVCQKDVNAVGGSCNPENHCEEIAILESSKIPEARAVCDSITGTRHAVENPTKDGTLENVANLTKDSESDLQSQTNENLPSLEIKSAETFEEHPATEVSDGAHECVWKTACSPTDGVVNSDELLDVMTKNQTCTDEYFPTSNESTFKNHTEVDLQLSVASSKATDGSPEGGSTQPVQATVINSCVEVSVVHPEEQPCPRDNINSPLISAASVEVQLMKKTSSCAEMLIPDSIETPEQSCKASRSNDCLTKGNNEDDLTDTTKGLLKEDAGVRLEAKKLEEAVSANGQMNLPLPHHNYQTHTVTANATDTATETPFIAVDTRILCQPEKASNEEILKMTAPENSCPVPTVDVQVGESKELNPGCIDVTDEEQVEEEVTFLAECPMAPEDGKEMNDFYNEPTMKPPGDVDDEEAKDQVVQANEEMNFMAPPTGNENNSHKTSEMSVYPSMAGIPGSNQVSTSMTTTEAEGPRQDLMNSQEDWDDNNVLVKSAAGLGNGLIAQNSQINLKSGSKTSTLSDLHHTPEIPHHVGKGAVEVAHEIKTEKAPLDVDDKKELQQSTSELPTVTPSSECDEHQTVPSTDLPKGPSDDAFHQKYRQAQADAPQIDMEMDSQTTQVSSESMMDEENQSRGAVSGEWATSRKEVITEMTGGSGVDMSAISPVTNAIDDENSMPLQQVPEQAACESQKDTEPVDCESVVISVARRNMEPDIAPVSSSIGVCNTEDESTLGMVKTQIVQIIATPVSEVVNDRPPQLHAETLAVQLGTPNEAHSSEDYFCDSKITTHSENQVEEVTSSTASAGVDSEAKESSAMFVYNLVTAPSAKQETNEMHQLHEHATCSEPVTSSSASGDIEDTNLANLPEIETQAQAKENPAVSKGQKTQEYVSELSHESEPVKEQLSPRISEMDGGQRVDGVNIELAPYQDVNCSPQPEINEITELASGRECEVDPTNAESLETDTNEHVPGDEANMEAEVSSAHLQESTSGDVVVAVLDPTNSTSLSREDVKMYSIPTEICSAGKVPVMPDICEQVIVADTVSVEAPLPMEESADGTEESNQMLKSNVVDTQEGRRITETMPLETAMREEKVGTVVISADTNDLNIGGQYKEEEEVSALVGPKVESYLPEEHRPVDNQSTFDTLEHEMVYEPISSPECDKDEDVPKAIERHVGVSFLDIQSASVQKMHEDSTPDLELMSRDVSSEMNQEPASETEQRGLNSTGDVWKVNQDLAGELQQRNTIAATEMHALQQTEDELKQTNKDSTSQLLDTNQELSSQMQYLSQESTTAPKKIQESPAEMLQLRQSIDDMPEIKKHVIAVMQPTIQHPTPEAQHTAFAFPADAQDFITDAAEKDVNSPDQSVDVQQVSAVQLMNEAAITQAEEMTEGSTTEVQQMTEGSPSEALMMDASTTEVLQMVEGSSTEVCHVIEGSTTEVQQMVEGSTTEVQQMIEGSTAEVQKMVEGPTTEVQQMIEGSTAEVLQTMEGSTTEVQQMIEGSTTEVQQMIEGSTTEVQQIIEGSTTEVQQMIEGTTSEVQQMIEGSTAEVLQTMEGSTTEVQQMIEGSTTEVQQMIEGSTAQVEQMSVGSTTQVQQTMEGSTTEVQQLIEKLATEEQQISQSFETEMHHLNQAVTDESTGMQLKSNDVTASGQEMIEKSTAEVLQANQGGSNNIMPLNTCAIAEVPETSKYVTNQIQEICEGPMPEIQQTNNDTKPDMQPVNSGSATNMQQLSQGLPTVIPQMDRGLKTEDSVSVTEQMIQGTAVEAHEITGDSFTAIHQVDETSSAGCQKLNQETPGGTLQLIGQPVSEMQDMNLATSDKKQEVEQVSTTEMLQPNQEATTEVQELHKVSIVEAQSMAVSHTVDGETQEPMEMEVESTIPPESNLLAQSEKTTAVLDAKEVTPNSPNNMVESTQSELCEYIYPPGVSSEFQEQSETTHILPDSTSEQYVILEPVPDSQIHFDIITQAAAESGLSEELNAPSDSVGGLALEDQQTCVPDADGEQHRTSDDIGETMAPESQSAAAPSEIPVSAIAEDTIDPSNQLPNVEVQQEEVQMMEYIEIGREIVVAEEDNEEDSDISIIEKRPEPTPEPKPAEQITETKSDTASTKTENGSVMKVDTEEKAPEVEKPKKQEMNTQAKTKARLAALAEQKAAASKRTPNRQQLNLLALCQEIADDIATDSTLLKRIEEEKRAASKADTVKKLEPVLPQEPAAVNVQPPAAPESDPVLPPPAEETAAEQPSTADSAEPKPAADAPKRRFFVSQVSVPLKVYEKKKLTRYQRLRQVELQREKMSWARMKKLKSDQANQMFSDMDWQLPLTVPSPFTVNTVTTASPSPTPQPTSSTSCKPATPTQKEPEISIPEPLEKETPKTEVPQPASTETSKESPSKTEPSKVEPAKIEIAPPVAPNTRTTRQSTRAKSAKSAPPPTPPTPTPPSKPAPKVTRGSGKRTLPAVPPPMPNGVNAKKTGPIEYKPYRPRPKYSPDDFELDDDPLPVSVKPTHVPRPTQQKTQFSATARPATHPPTATQNLSKVTSPTAPAGQVAGQAKTTAATVQSKPSASPTVARMVKSNVAASAVTNATASSKPAPSPQLRSPAQIKTTVAPTQARNPASVSTSSNAASVEAPVKTVTGETAKPAASEQKLADSEASVSPAPQEIPALASKAGESKSECDTQTPPTPLPPTDCSELPENTPKQEGNSAEPDATAPAETHQKPETTSDTTDELSATTRARDGETPLSDAALQKEVRKLKEADKDSSQTIIDAGQKHFGAVACNVCGMLYSAANPEDESQHLLFHNQFISAVKYIGWKKERILNEFPDGKIILVLPDDPKYAIKKVEEIREMVDNDLGFQQVETKCPSKTKTFLFITNDKKVAGCLIAEHIQEGYRVIEDPAPEGSEREKVMFERQRAWCCSTKPEPAICGISRIWVVSMMRRKGIASRLLECLRNNFIYGSYLSKDEIAFSDPTPDGKLFATQYFGTSQFLVYNFVSGTKSPAPKTASV, encoded by the exons ATGCCAGCCCCAAAGAGACCATCATCTCCACTTGACTCACAGCCCAAGATTCCAAAGTTGGACGACGATGGCGATGTTCTGCAATCTCACACAGCACCAGCCGCCATCAGTGAGTCTCTTAACGAAGCCAGTATGCAAGACATTACTGCAGTTCCTCGTGTCAAGAAAAAACTATCAGAAGAGTTGAATGAACCTGCCAATTCATCAAATCAGCCACTCTCGTCTTACGACTCCAGCAAAACCATTTCATATCCGCCTCACAAAAAAGCCAAGCTCCTCAAAGCCGCAAGTGCCTCCCCTGGTGAAGCGCCAGCATACGCCTTCTCAACGTCTGAAGATGAGTTTAGTCGGATTGATGGTAAAGTTAACCCTGCCACTCAGAGGGATGACATGGATAAGTGCATGTATTCAAGCCAGGTTCAAGACCAACCCAAAACTGAGTTGGAAGTGCAAGTGCAGGGTCAGAGTTTGTCAGCTGTTCCGTCTGGCATCACACATGAGATAAAAGAAGCTCCTCAGCCTGAGACTGACGCTCAGAGACGAGTGAGctacaacaacacaacagaatCAAATTTAGTGTCTGAAGCTGCGTCCTCTGACTTCACATCTTTGGGTGCACAATTCGAAAAAGCTGCTCAAGTAGCATCCAACTCTGGGACATTATTGAAAGGAATATATGCTGAATGTGTCAAAGGTCAAAACAATTCATTGTTGGTGGAAAGCTTTTGTCCGAACAAGTCGAACCAAAGACTTGAACCTGAGAAACAGGACGATGGACATGTTGACATCCACAACAGACCAGAAAATGGGATGAGTCAGAAAAGGGAGACCATTTGTGATGACATTAGTCAGGATACCAAAACAGAAGAGTGCCCACAGACTGGGGGAGCTTTGGTGTGTCAGAAAGATGTTAATGCTGTGGGTGGAAGCTGCAACCCAGAAAATCATTGTGAAGAGATCGCAATATTGGAGTCCAGTAAAATCCCTGAAGCCAGGGCTGTGTGTGATTCCATAACAGGCACTAGACATGCGGTCGAAAATCCAACAAAAGATGGAACACTGGAGAATGTTGCGAATTTGACTAAAGATTCCGAAAGTGACCTGCAAAGTCAGACAAACGAAAATCTGCCGTCTCTAGAGATTAAGTCGGCAGAGACGTTTGAAGAACATCCAGCGACAGAAGTCTCTGATGGAGCACATGAGTGTGTTTGGAAGACTGCATGCAGTCCCACTGATGGTGTTGTGAATTCGGATGAACTTCTTGATGTGATGACTAAAAACCAAACGTGTACTGATGAATATTTCCCAACAAGTAATGAAAGCACATTCAAGAATCACACTGAGGTGGACCTACAGCTGAGTGTGGCAAGTTCTAAAGCAACAGATGGAAGTCCAGAGGGTGGAAGTACTCAACCAGTGCAGGCCACTGTCATCAATTCATGTGTTGAAGTCAGTGTTGTGCATCCTGAAGAGCAACCTTGCCCAAGAGACAACATAAACTCTCCCCTCATCTCTGCTGCATCAGTAGAAGTGCAACTGATGAAAAAGACCTCCAGTTGTGCTGAAATGCTAATACCCGATTCAATTGAGACACCAGAGCAGTCTTGCAAAGCATCAAGGAGTAACGACTGTCTGACAAAAGGAAACAATGAGGATGATCTGACGGACACTACAAAAGGCCTGCTAAAGGAGGACGCAGGTGTGAGGTTAGAAGCAAAGAAATTGGAAGAAGCTGTGTCAGCAAATGGTCAAATGAATCTGCCATTGCCTCACCATAattatcaaacacacacagtcactgcAAATGCCACAGACACGGCCACCGAGACACCTTTCATTGCTGTGGATACAAGAATTCTCTGTCAACCTGAGAAGGCAAGCAATGAGGAGATTCTGAAGATGACTGCACCAGAAAACTCCTGTCCAGTACCTACTGTAGATGTGCAAGTCGGGGAAAGTAAAGAACTAAACCCAGGCTGTATAGATGTTACTGATGAAGAGCAAGTTGAAGAAGAAGTCACATTCCTGGCAGAGTGTCCCATGGCTCCTGAGGATGGGAAAGAAATGAACGACTTTTATAATGAACCAACAATGAAACCCCCGGgagatgttgatgatgaagaggcCAAGGACCAAGTCGTTCAAGCTAATGAAGAGATGAACTTCATGGCACCTCCaactggaaatgaaaataattcacaCAAGACGTCAGAGATGAGTGTTTATCCATCAATGGCTGGGATTCCTGGCAGCAATCAAGTAAGCACCAGTATGACGACAACAGAAGCAGAAGGTCCCCGCCAAGATCTGATGAACAGTCAGGAGGACTGGGACGACAACAATGTACTAGTAAAGTCAGCTGCTGGACTTGGTAATGGTTTGATTGCCCAAAACAGTCAAATCAACTTGAAATCTGGAAGCAAAACTTCAACGCTCTCTGACCTGCATCACACACCAGAAATTCCCCATCATGTTGGAAAGGGAGCAGTGGAAGTTGCGCATGAGATTAAAACTGAAAAGGCTCCTCTTGATGTAGATGACaagaaggagctgcagcagtCAACATCAGAGTTACCCACAGTCACACCCTCCTCAGAATGTGACGAACATCAAACTGTGCCATCAACTGATCTTCCAAAGGGTCCATCAGATGACGCGTTCCACCAAAAGTATCGCCAGGCTCAAGCAGATGCACCTCAAATTGACATGGAGATGGATTCCCAGACTACACAGGTGTCTTCTGAATCAATGATGGATGAGGAAAACCAAAGCAGAGGGGCGGTGAGTGGAGAATGGGCAACCTCCAGGAAAGAGGTTATCACTGAGATGACTGGAGGTAGTGGCGTTGACATGAGCGCTATCAGTCCTGTGACAAATGCCATTGATGATGAAAACTCAATGCCACTGCAGCAGGTCCCTGAACAGGCTGCTTGTGAATCACAAAAGGACACGGAACCTGTAGATTGTGAGAGTGTTGTAATATCAGTGGCTCGCAGGAACATGGAGCCAGATATAGCACCTGTCTCAAGTTCGATTGGAGTATGTAACACAGAGGACGAAAGCACGCTTGGAATGGTAAAAACACAGATTGTACAAATAATTGCAACTCCTGTAAGTGAAGTTGTCAATGATCGTCCACCTCAACTACATGCGGAGACTCTTGCTGTGCAGCTAGGAACCCCCAATGAAGCCCATTCTTCTGAAGACTACTTTTGTGACAGTAAAATTACAACACACTCTGAGAATCAAGTCGAAGAGGTTACATCTAGTACAGCGAGTGCTGGAGTTGATAGCGAAGCCAAGGAAAGCTCTGCAATGTTTGTGTATAACCTTGTCACAGCACCTTCTGCtaaacaagaaacaaatgaGATGCATCAGCTCCATGAGCATGCAACATGTTCTGAACCGGTGACTTCTAGTTCAGCGAGTGGAGACATTGAAGACACCAACCTTGCTAATCTTCCTGAGATTGAGACTCAAGCACAAGCTAAGGAGAATCCTGCTGTTTCAAAAGGGCAGAAAACTCAAGAGTATGTCAGTGAACTCTCCCATGAAAGTGAACCAGTAAAGGAACAATTGTCCCCGAGGATTTCGGAGATGGATGGCGGTCAACGTGTGGATGGAGTCAATATAGAATTGGCTCCCTACCAGGATGTTAATTGTTCTCCCCAACCGGAAATCAATGAGATAACTGAGCTTGCATCTGGTAGAGAGTGTGAAGTGGACCCAACGAATGCAGAAAGTCTTGAGACGGATACCAATGAACATGTTCCAGGAGATGAAGCAAATATGGAGGCAGAGGTGTCCTCTGCTCATCTTCAAGAAAGTACCTCAGGGGATGTTGTTGTAGCTGTATTGGATCCAACAAACTCAACCAGTCTGAGTCGGGAGGATGTCAAAATGTATTCGATCCCCACAGAAATCTGTTCTGCTGGAAAAGTACCTGTGATGCCAGATATCTGTGAGCAAGTTATCGTTGCTGATACGGTTTCAGTTGAGGCACCTTTGCCTATGGAGGAGTCAGCTGATGGAACAGAAGAAAGTAATCAAATGTTAAAGTCGAATGTTGTTGACACTCAGGAAGGTAGGAGGATTACAGAGACGATGCCATTGGAAACAGCAATGCGTGAAGAAAAAGTGGGGACTGTTGTTATCTCTGCTGATACAAATGATCTAAATATTGGAGGACaatataaagaagaagaagaagtgtctGCTTTAGTTGGTCCCAAAGTTGAATCGTATCTCCCTGAAGAGCACAGACCGGTGGATAACCAGTCAACTTTTGATACACTGGAGCACGAGATGGTGTATGAACCCATAAGCAGTCCGGAATGTgacaaagatgaagatgttCCAAAAGCTATTGAAAGGCATGTTGGTGTGTCATTTCTTGACATACAGAGTGCAAGTGTGCAGAAGATGCATGAAGATTCAACACCTGACTTGGAGCTAATGAGCAGAGACGTATCTAGTGAGATGAATCAAGAGCCCGCAAGTGAGACAGAGCAAAGGGGCTTAAATTCAACAGGTGACGTATGGAAAGTGAATCAGGATTTAGCAggtgagctgcagcagagaaacaCTATTGCAGCAACTGAGATGCATGCTTTACAACAGACTGAAGATGAGCTGAAGCAGACAAACAAAGATTCCACAAGTCAGCTGCTCGACACAAACCAAGAATTATCAAGTCAGATGCAGTATCTGTCTCAAGAATCAACTACGGCCCCAAAGAAGATCCAAGAATCACCAGCAGAGATGCTGCAATTGAGACAATCAATTGATGACATGCCAGAAATAAAGAAACATGTGATCGCTGTGATGCAACCAACAATCCAGCATCCAACGCCAGAGGCACAACATACAGCATTTGCTTTTCCTGCTGACGCACAGGACTTTATAACAGATGCTGCTGAGAAAGATGTGAACAGCCCGGATCAGTCAGTTGATGTGCAGCAGGTTAGTGCGGTGCAGTTAATGAATGAAGCAGCTATTACTCAGGCAGAGGAGATGACTGAAGGATCTACGACTGAGGTGCAGCAGATGACTGAAGGATCTCCAAGTGAGGCACTGATGATGGATGCATCTACCACTGAGGTGCTGCAAATGGTCGAAGGGTCTTCAACAGAAGTGTGCCATGTGATCGAAGGATCTACAACTGAGGTGCAGCAAATGGTGGAAGGGTCTACAACTGAGGTGCAGCAGATGATTGAAGGATCAACAGCTGAGGTGCAGAAAATGGTGGAAGGGCCCACAACTGAGGTGCAGCAAATGATCGAAGGATCAACAGCTGAGGTGTTGCAAACGATGGAAGGATCCACAACTGAGGTCCAGCAGATGATTGAAGGATCTACTACTGAGGTCCAGCAGATGATTGAAGGATCTACGACTGAGGTCCAACAGATAATTGAAGGATCTACGACTGAGGTCCAACAGATGATTGAGGGAACTACGTCTGAGGTCCAGCAGATGATTGAAGGATCAACAGCTGAGGTGTTGCAAACGATGGAAGGGTCCACAACTGAGGTCCAGCAGATGATTGAAGGATCTACGACTGAGGTCCAACAGATGATCGAGGGATCTACAGCTCAGGTGGAGCAGATGTCTGTAGGATCTACAACTCAGGTGCAGCAAACAATGGAAGGGTCCACTACTGAGGTGCAACAGCTGATCGAAAAATTAGCAACTGAAGAACAGCAGATTAGCCAGAGTTTTGAAACTGAGATGCATCATCTAAACCAAGCTGTTACTGATGAATCTACTGGGATGCAACTCAAATCAAATGATGTGACAGCCAGTGGACAGGAGATGATTGAAAAGTCAACAGCTGAAGTACTGCAAGCAAACCAAGGTGGATCGAATAATATCATGCCATTAAACACATGCGCTATTGCTGAAGTGCCAGAGACAAGCAAATATGTGACCAATCAGATTCAAGAAATATGTGAAGGTCCAATGCCCGAAATTCAGCAAACTAACAATGATACAAAACCTGATATGCAGCCAGTTAACAGTGGCTCGGCCACTAACATGCAACAGTTGAGTCAAGGCTTACCAACAGTGATACCACAGATGGACAGAGGATTGAAAACTGAAGATTCAGTAAGTGTGACGGAGCAAATGATCCAAGGCACTGCTGTTGAGGCACATGAGATAACTGGAGATTCTTTCACTGCTATACACCAAGTTGATGAAACTTCATCAGCTGGGTGCCAGAAGTTGAACCAAGAAACACCTGGTGGCACGCTGCAACTTATCGGACAACCAGTGAGTGAGATGCAGGATATGAACCTCGCAACATCGGACAAGAAGCAGGAGGTGGAACAAGTTTCAACAACAGAGATGCTACAGCCCAATCAAGAAGCCACGACTGAGGTGCAGGAACTGCATAAGGTATCTATAGTTGAAGCCCAGTCGATGGCTGTGAGTCACACGGTAGATGGGGAAACCCAAGAGCCTATGGAAATGGAGGTTGAGTCCACCATTCCTCCAGAAAGTAATTTACTTGCACAGTCAGAGAAAACTACTGCTGTTCTGGATGCCAAAGAAGTTACACCTAATAGTCCTAACAACATGGTTGAATCAACACAAAGTGAATTGTGTGAGTATATTTACCCCCCAGGTGTGTCTTCAGAGTTTCAAGAGCAAAGCGAAACTACACATATTTTACCTGACTCAACATCAGAGCAGTATGTGATCTTGGAACCAGTGCCAGACAGTCAAATCCACTTTGACATCATCACACAAGCTGCAGCTGAATCTGGCCTGTCTGAGGAGTTGAATGCTCCTAGCGATTCTGTGGGAGGATTGGCTTTGGAAGATCAGCAAACCTGTGTCCCAGATGCTGATGGTGAGCAGCATCGAACCTCAGATGACATTGGAGAGACGATGGCACCTGAAAGTCAGAGTGCAGCGGCACCAAGTGAAATTCCTGTGTCAGCGATTGCAGAAGATACTATTGATCCGAGCAACCAACTGCCCAATGTTGAGGTGCAACAAGAAGAGGTGCAGATGATGGAGTACATTGAAATTGGTCGTGAGATTGTAGTTGCAGAAGAGGACAACGAGGAGGACAGTGACATATCAATAATAGAAAAACGACCTGAACCGACACCAGAGCCTAAACCTGCGGAACAGATTACAGAAACCAAAAGTGACACCGCAAGTACAAAAACAGAAAACGGCTCAGTCATGAAGGTAGACACTGAGGAAAAGGCTCCCGAGGTGGAGAAACCCAAGAAACAAGAGATGAACACGCAAGCCAAAACTAAAGCTCGTCTGGCAGCTCTCGCCGAGCAGAAGGCAGCTGCCTCAAAGAGGACGCCCAACAGGCAGCAGTTGAACCTCCTCGCTCTTTGTCAGGAGATAGCAGATGACATTGCTACAGACAGCACGCTGTTGAAGAGAATAGAAGAGGAAAAGAGAGCTGCGAGCAAAGCTGACACCGTCAAGAAGCTGGAACCTGTTCTTCCTCAGGAACCTGCTGCAGTCAATGTTCAGCCTCCTGCTGCACCAGAATCCGACCCGGTGCTGCCACCACCTGCTGAGGAGACAGCCGCAGAACAACCTTCAACTGCTGACTCGGCTGAACCCAAGCCTGCCGCAGATGCACCCAAAAGACGATTCTTTGTCAGCCAGGTCTCAGTGCCGCTGAAGGTCTATGAGAAGAAAAAGCTAACACGATATCAGAGGCTGAGACAGGTGGAGCTACAGAGAGAGAAGATGTCATGGGCGCGCATGAAGAAGCTCAAGTCAGACCAGGCCAATCAGATGTTTTCCGACATGGACTGGCAGTTGCCCCTGACTGTGCCGTCGCCCTTCACTGTCAATACTGTGACTACAGCAAGTCCTTCTCCAACGCCACAGCCAACTTCTTCTACAAGCTGCAAGCCTGCAACACCTACACAGAAAGAGCCTGAGATCTCAATCCCAGAGCCTCTAGAAAAAGAAACACCTAAAACCGAGGTTCCCCAGCCAGCCAGTACAGAAACCTCTAAAGAAAGCCCCTCGAAGACAGAACCTTCAAAAGTGGAACCTGCCAAAATTGAGATTGCACCGCCCGTGGCCCCAAACACAAGAACAACGAGACAAAGTACCAGGGCCAAAAGCGCTAAGAGTGCTCCTCCTCCGACTCCTCCAACTCCTACTCCTCCTTCGAAGCCTGCCCCAAAGGTCACCCGAGGGTCAGGTAAAAGGACACTTCCTGCTGTACCGCCTCCCATGCCCAATGGTGTAAATGCTAAGAAAACAGGACCTATCGAATACAAACCATATAGGCCACGGCCCAAGTATTCACCAGATGATTTTGAACTGGATGATGATCCCCTCCCTGTGTCTGTGAAGCCCACTCATGTGCCCAGACCAACACAGCAGAAAACCCAGTTCAGTGCCACAGCCCGACCAGCCACACATCCTCCAACAGCCACACAAAATCTTTCGAAGGTCACGTCTCCAACTGCTCCTGCTGGGCAGGTAGCAGGTCAAGCAAAGACTACAGCGGCCACTGTCCAGTCAAAACCATCTGCCTCACCAACTGTTGCCAGAATGGTGAAGTCGAATGTCGCGGCTTCAGCAGTCACCAATGCGACTGCCTCATCGAAACCGGCACCGTCACCTCAGCTTAGGTCACCAGCTCAGATAAAAACTACTGTGGCTCCAACACAGGCCAGGAATCCTGCATCTGTTTCAACATCGTCAAATGCTGCTTCAGTAGAAGCACCTGTAAAGACAGTGACCGGAGAGACGGCCAAGCCAGCTGCGTCTGAGCAGAAACTGGCTGACTCTGAGGCTAGTGTTTCTCCAGCTCCTCAAGAAATACCCGCTCTGGCATCAAAGGCTGGCGAAAGCAAG AGTGAATGCGACACACAAACTCCTCCAACACCGCTGCCCCCAACAGACTGCTCAGAGTTACCGGAAAATACCCCGAAACAAGAAGGTAACTCAGCAG AGCCTGATGCTACTGCACCAGCTGAAACACACCAGAAACCAGAGACGACATCTGACACCACTGATGAGCT CAGTGCAACAACAAGAGCACGGGATGGAGAGACTCCTCTCTCTGACGCCGCTCTGCAAAAAGAAGTGAGGAAATTAAAAGAAGCCGATAAAGACAGCTCCCAAACAATCATC GATGCTGGACAGAAGCACTTTGGTGCTGTCGCCTGCAATGTATGTGGGATGCTctactcggctgcaaaccccgaAGATGAATCTCAACACTTGCTCTTCCACAATCAGTTCATCAGCGCCGTCAAATACATT ggatggaaaaaagaaaggatACTGAATGAATTTCCTGATGGAAAAATAATTCTAGTGCTCCCAGATGATCCTAAATACGCTATAAAGAAG GTTGAAGAGATCCGAGAGATGGTGGACAATGACCTTGGTTTCCAGCAGGTGGAGACCAAGTGCCCTTCTAAGACCAAaaccttcctcttcatcactaaCGACAAGAAAGTGGCAGGCTGTCTCATAGCTGAGCACATTCAAGAA GGCTACAGGGTAATCGAGGATCCTGCTCCAGAGGGTTCTGAAAGAGAAAAGGTGATGTTTGAACGGCAGAGAGCCTGGTGCTGCTCCACCAAACCTGAGCCAGCCATCTGCGGCATCAGCCGCATCTGGGTGGTCAGCATGATGAGGCGCAAGGGCATTGCCTCACGCCTACTGGAGTGTCTTAG GAACAACTTTATTTATGGTTCCTACCTGAGTAAGGATGAGATCGCCTTCTCCGACCCGACGCCGGACGGGAAATTATTTGCCACACAGTACTTTGGCACCTCTCAGTTTTTGGTGTATAACTTTGTGAGCGGAACAAAGTCTCCCGCCCCAAAGACGGCATCAGTATGA